Part of the Ornithorhynchus anatinus isolate Pmale09 chromosome 8, mOrnAna1.pri.v4, whole genome shotgun sequence genome, tcagagagaaggctgacacagtagtctagccgggatataacgagagcccgtaacggtaaggtagccgttcgggtggagaggaaagggcggatcttggcgatattgtagaggtgaaaccggcaggtcttggtaacggataggatgtgtggggtgaacgagagagacgagtcaaggatgacaccgagattgcgggcccgagagacgggaaggatggtcgtgccatccacggtgatagagaagtctgggagaggaccgggtttgggaggaaagatgaggagctcggtcttgctcatgttgagttttaggtggcgggccgacatccaggtggagacgtcccggaggcaggaggagatgcgagcctgaagggagggggagaggacggggcggagatgtagatctgcgtgtcctctgcgtagagatggtagtcaaagccgtgagagcgaatgagttcgccgagggagtgagtgtaaatggagaacagaagagggccaagaactgacccttgaggaactccaacagttaaaggatgggagggggaggaggctccagcgaaggagaccgagaatgaccggccagagaggtaagaggagaaccgggagaggacagagtccgtgaagccaaggtgagataaggtatggaggaggaggggatggtcgacagtgtcaaaggcagcagagaggtcaaggaggatcagaatggagtaggagccattggatttggcaagaaggaggtcacgggtgaccttagagagagcagtctcggtagagtggaggggatggaagccagatcggagggggtctaggagagaatgggagttaaggaattctaggcatcgattgtagacgactcgttctaggattttggaaaggaagggtagtagggagatagggcgataactggagggggaagtggggtcgagagcgggttttttttaggatggggtagacgtgggcatgtttgaaggcagaggggaaggagcccttggagatcgagtggttaaaaatagaagttaaggaaggtagaagggcaggggcgatggttttaagaaggtgagagggaatggggtccgaggcgcaggtggagggggtggcagagacagtccctaccctataacgggcttatagtctcatgggggagacggaaagacaagaacaaaagcaatagatagactcaaggggatgaacatctcattaagacaatagcaaataaatagaatcaaggggatgtccatctcattaacaaaataaatagggtaatgaaaatatatacagttgagcggacgagtacagtgccgaggggaagggagagggggaggagcagagggaaaggggggaaaagagggtttcacATCCGAATTTCACCccaaagagggtttagctgcggagaggtgaagtagggggtagagggagcagagggaaaaggggagctcagtctgggaaggcctcttggaggaggtccttctgcctccctggtcCGGGCCCTATCTGCTACGCCCTGCTGCCTCTCAGGATCAGCAGGTTTATCCCCTCTCATGGGGTCAGAACTCCCCACTCTCCTACGATaaaggctgtgtgactgtgggcaagtcacttcacttctctgtgcctcagttccctcatctgtaaaatggggattaagactgtgagccccacgtgggacaacctgattcccccgtgtctaccccagcgcttagaacagtgctctgcccataggaagcgcttaacaaatgccaacattattataaagaatcAGCCTCCTCTTCTTCAGCTTTTCCTAACTTGGCcctacttctccgtgccccacttTTACCTTCCCTTTCATCTcggggaaacagcctggcctcgtggaaagagcacaggcctggacctcgataacctggattctaatcccagttctgcctgcctCGTgccctcgggcaactcacttctctgggcctctgtttcttcacctataaactagggattaaataataatgttggtatttgttaagcgcttactacgtgcagagcactgttctaagcgccgggggagatacaggggaatgaggttgtcccacgtgaggctcacagtcttcatccccgttttacagatgagggaactgaggcacagagaagtgaagtgacttgcccacagtcacacacatcgtctctctcccacctagactgtagtccatgtgggcagggattttctctctttattgccgaaccgtactttccaagcgcttagtacggtgctctgcacgcagtaagcgctcgataaatacgatcgaatgaatgaatgatggtatttgttaagcgcttactgtgtgcaaagcactgttctgagcgctgaggggggttacaaggtgatcagcttgtcccacgtggggctcacagtcttaatccccattttccaggtgaggtcactgaggcacagagaagtgaagcgacccgcccagagtcgcccagctgacaagtggcggggccgggattagaacccgtgacctgtgactcccaagcccgggctctttccactgagtcacgcagaACGAATGACCCCCCCCCGTTTGGGACGGGGAGTGAGTCCGGCTTTatcatcttacatctaccccagtacgtgGCACTAGtcaacgcttaaataccaccgtcGTTATCTCTGGAGAGGTGGTGAGGTGGAGATCGGGGTTTCTAGATGTCAGTGAATTAACCACCTGCACGCAGCCAGCGGCAGACTCTGTCTTTATTAATTTTGCAGACGTGTTCAGACCTTTTTTGGCCCTCAAATCCTCCTTTGTttatccccccacacacacacttcccccgGTCTCAACCAGTTATTCAAAGAAGCGAAGATGGCATTCTTCGCTTTCTGCTCATCAGAGCAAGATCTGAGCAAGGCCACTCTAAATCCTGTCCAAACGTTGCAAAGTCCGGGCGTGACACATCCTTATTTATGGTGGGTTCCCTCCGTAACTGCTTCAAAGTAATGGCTCTCCGATtactcctccttccctgccttccctctgtCCCGTTTCCCAGCGTCTCGCCGGAGTCCCTGAAGGAGCTATTGTGTGCGTGGCCCACATTCGGAGGAGAAGTGGCAGGCTGAGCGGTGCCCCGCGCCGAGCGGGGACCCAGTTAACATTCTGGGCCGTCGGAGCGCGTCCTacggaggggcagagccgggaaacgTTTCCGCAAGGAACCGAGGGCTGACGGGAGGGTTCGCCTGCCTCGCCGCTTTGGGAGGCGGGCCGGGGACGGCCAGCCCCGCTCCGGTCAACCCAGTGGAATGGAGGGTCGGTCTTCCGGGCGGTTCGCGGGTCGGCGGGAGAAGAGGCCGCGGGTCTCACGCGGTCCTCATTGAGGGGCGGGACGGCGGATTGAACCGGGTGCCCCGGTCGGTAGCGAGCCCGTCTCTTTTGAGTCTTGGACCTCTCAAGCGCCTAGCGGAGCGTGTCGCACCCGGGGCCGCTCAGCCACCGCTGCCGCCACCCCTGGGTGCCCTGGCAGAGGTCTTCTCCCCGCGAGCCCGTTGCCATCGTCCGGCAGCGTGGCCTCGTCGGCTCAGGATGACCGCTGAGCCGTGGTTCAGGGAAGGGGGCGAGAGAGCCGGCGAAGGGATCTGGGCCCTGCGTTGGTCTGAGACAACTCGGACCAAACGCTCGGTTGTTTTTTTCAAcggtcgttaagtgcttactaggtgacaaacactgttctaagtgctggggtaagtacaggtaataataataatcatggtatttgttcagtgcttactataattcagacagtgtactaagcgctggggtggatacaggcgaatcacgttgcagtccctgtcccacctggggctgacagtcttcatccccattttacagatgaggtcattttaggcacagagaagttaagtagtaataataataatgttggtattcgttaagcgcttactatgtgcagagcactgttctaagcgctggggagatacacggtgatcaggttgtcccccatggaggtcagggtcttcatccccatttgacagatgagggaactgaggcccagagaagtgaagtgacttgcccaaagtcacacagcggacaagtggcggagctgggattcgaacccgtgacctctgactccaagcctgggctctttccaccgagccacgctgcttctctgtaagtgaCTCGTTcagggttacgcagcagacaggtggcagagccgggattagaacccagatccttttgactcccagccccgcgctctgcccgctaggccaagctgcttccaggtcggacacagtccctgttcctcatgggcctcacagtcttaagtgggagggggaacaggtattgaatccccattttgcagttgaggaaactgaggcacggagaagcgaagtgccttgcccaaggtcacacagcagcagggtCGGAACCCAGgtactgtgactcccaggccagcgctcctTGCACTAGGCTACGCCGCCTCCCTGCCCGCTTGCGGACGTGGCCCTGCCGGGTTCCCGCCGTCGCGTCTGCGGGGACACCGGCGGCCGACGTGGCTCGGACCGGGAGCGTGTGGGTCACCGCCTAACTGTCCGCTGGCCACGGACGGGACCGGGCCGGCGGAGAGCCgcctagaacccgggcccgggaatcagaagaacctggattctgatcccggctccgccgcctgtcttctctgtgacctcgggctggtcacttcacttttccgggcctcggttaccgcgaccgtaaaatggggattaaaccgtgagcctcgtgtgggacggggactgggtccaaccagtctatcctctgccttcctcagcgctaagtacagtgcctagcacagagtaacctcttaacaaataccactatttttattattattcagcaagcCGGGTGTAGTTTGTGCCCCCCGAGAATAGGGGAGCAGGAAgcggctccccttttcccctacttGGGGTCAGCCCGGCCCCGCCTCGTTTTCCAGAACTAAGATCGTACCTTTTGTCACCATCCGTGGTTGGGATGCGGGGATTTGCAGAGGTCGTGAGACCGGTGAGAGCCCCGcaggcctttcctcttctcccctcctcctcctccccccggcagACACGCGGGTCTGGGGCCACATCCCTACCAGAAGCTGGTGCCATGGTGGCGATGGTGGTTTTTACCTAAAGGTACCGCTCTGGTCCGCCTGGGTTGCCTGCAGGGCGTGTCGCCATCCTGGTGAAGAGGCTTTCAAGTTCTGGTTAGTTCCCGCGTGACCAccggcctctccccctccgccccaccgcaGGTGAGAGTGACCAGACCCTTGGACCGGAGGGGGGCCCGCAGGCTGGCAGAAGCCCTGGCTCGGTGGtggccttcagccccacagccccgaTGGCCGAGCCTGGATCGAGGAAAACAGAACCCGCGTGGGGGTCCCGGTTCCCCCCCCGGGGACCTGGACTCCCCCACGCGCGTACCCCACCCCGGCTGGTAGGGAGCCCCTCACCGAAGGCTCGCTCTGCGTCCCCCTGGCACCCGTCCGAGCCAGCCCAGGCCGGGGGCCCGTCCCCGGCTTCCACCGCCCGGGCTCACGAGGCcctgttggtatgtgttaagcgcttactatgtgcagagcgctcttctgagcgcggggggagatgcagggtcatcaggttgtcccacgtgaggctcacagtcttcatccccgtttgacagatgaggtcactgaggcccagagaagtgaagtgactcgcccgcagtcacccagctgacaaggggcagagccgggattcgaacccatgacctctgactcccaaggccgggctctttccactcggggtTGCTGGGCAGCGCCCCTCCGGGAGCAGTCTCTCTGTGTCGGGCGGGAGGAGGGCTCAGGGAAGTCAGCTGGCCACCCTGCCACCGATCCTCCCGCTTGGACATCCGGGCTGTAAACtcggcctctggactgtaagctggtttggggcggaaaatgtaataataataataataatggtatttgttgagggcttactatgtgtcaggtactgttccgagcaccggggtagttgcagctaatcgggttggacaccgtccccgtcccccccggggccTGCGGCCGGAGGTCTCTGGtttttccaggcccggccccgtccGCGCCGACCCTCCGCGGTCTCTCTCGTTGTTGCAGCTGTACTACCAGGTGCTCAACTTCGGCATGATCGTGTCCTCGGCGCTGATGATCtggaaggggttgatggtggtgaCCGGGAGCGAGAGCCCCATCGTGGTGGTGCTCAGGTAACCGCCCTCGGCCCCGTTGCGCTGCCGCTCGAGCGGGCGAGAGCGAGGCCGCTCCCCGGGGACTCCCGGAAAACCCGCCGCTGGCAGCGGGCGGCTGGAGATTGACCCTCCTTCGCCCCGGGGGCTTCCCTCCGCTTTCCCGGGGGGGTCCCTCGCCCCCCTGCACCCACCTCGGCCACAGTGTGTGTGGTGGTGCCCCGGGACGTGCCATCTGCCCTAAttcaccttctcccttctccggAGCCGCCCCGCCAAAGCGTGCCTGGGCCTCCCTTATCCTGGGTCATCCTGTGCGTTGTATCTTACCGCGTCGTGTCTGTCCGTGGGGGGTCCCGGGagaaaaaaaagcccaaatcatagaaataatcattatttttattatcattatggtatccgttaagcacttactgtgtgtcgagcactgttctgagcgctagggtggatacaagctagtgaggttggacgaagtctctgtcccacgtgagggtcacagtcttaatccccattttacagatgaggtagctgaggcgcacaGAAGTTAAGCcatacagcaaagtggcggagctgggattagaacccgggtccttccgactcccgtgccctttccactacgcTGCTTCGCCCTGTCATCTGTGGTGGGGtcggggggtaataataataataatgttggtatttgttaagcgcttactatgtgcagagcactgttctgagctctggggtaataataataatgttggtacttgttaagcgcttactatgtgccgagcactgttctaagcgctggggtagacacgggaatcaggttgtcccacgtggagctcacagtcttaatccccattttacagatgcgggaactgaggcacagagaagttaaatgactcgcccacagtcacacagctgacaagtggcggatctgggattcgaactcatgacctctgactccaaagcccgggctctttccactgagccacgctgcttctctggggagaaCTTACCCCGGGAacccagaggcctgggttctgatcccggctttgccTGTGGGACTGGGCAGTTGGTGGGAAAGGTTTTGTtcggttgtttggtttttttaatggtatttgttaagcgcttactatgtgccggacactttactaagcaccggggtcgatcgaagcgaatcaggttgaacacagtccctgtctcacagtcacGGTCCCAATcgttattttacagacgagggaatttaggcacagagaagtgaagcgacttgcccaggttcagagagcagacaagttggggagccgggattagagcccaggaccttcggacccccgggcctgtgctccatccgttaggccacgctgcttctggccgaggaggcctccccccaccccatgtgCCCACCGGGCCCACGGCCGGTGGCTCTCAGGGTCGCCCGCCAGGACAGCGAGATCTTGCCGGGGTCCCGTCGGGCCCCAGGTTGCCTTTCCGTTCCCCTGAAAACTCGAGGCTCCAGACCCACCGAGGGAAACGCCCGTTCCCGTTCCCCGGGGAGCTCCGAAAGCCGGGAACGGGAACAGAtcgtcccccgcccctccagatCCCGAGAGTCCCGTTCCCGAGGAGCTCGGAAAACCAGGCGTGGATTCCTGGGAGAGACGGAGAGTCTCGGGCGGGTCCGGGAGTGTTCGGCGGCTTGAGTCACGGTGACGAGTCGGTGCGTCAGCCCCGGATCCCATTTTTTTCCCCGAGAGGCGCGCTAATTCATCTCCTGGCCGCTCGCAATCAGTTCTTTCCTCGggctcctctttcccatcctcccatccggcgcgcccccacttccctcccaccacccacccgtgaagcggggagaaggaggaggcctcAAGTGTTACTTCTGCCCGAGTCATATCATATCTCTGCCCGGTGTTATCTCTGCCCGAAGGCTTTATCTCTGCCTGTGTGGACGAGgggtcctccatcctcctcctcctcctccgtcccccgtCTCACTGGGTTATCTTGGCCACATCGTTAGCACAATGGCACACTGTTCTCATTTGAATACCAGAATAGGTTTAGCGCTTCGCGCTGCTGTTTCTGTAAAGTTCATCACTTCCTCTCCTACCGCGATCTTCATTTGAAATTTCGAAAGGTTAAGGATTTAGCGGCATTCTGTCATCTTCGAGACAGGACGGGAGAGCGCGTCTTCGCATAGTAATGCCGGAAGCCATCTAGCCGGACCCCTCTACCACAAAAGACTCGACCGGGAAGGGTGCGGGAGGGGGAGCCCAGAATCGGTCGCCCCATTTCCCCTCCGCACCGTTGCTTGGCGGGCGGTCCGCGCAAGCCCAGCgtctagtacggcgctctgcacacagtaagcgcgcgctaaataggattgaatgagcgCTCGGAAGCCACTCGCACAAGGTGGGCTATGGGACGGGCACACCAGCAGGCTCCAGTGGGAGCCCAAGAAGGAGGCGGGCAGCGGGAGCCACGGTAGTATGTACCGAGCGGCCCCCCTGGCTGCCACGCTCGGTCCTCAGTGCTTGGGGAAGTTCCACAGAGTCCCAGTCTCCCCTCGGGGCACCCACCCTCCCGGGAGAGACAGAGATCTCTCCTCCCGCTGCCCCACCGGACCTTGACTCGGTAGTGGTGTTTCTTACGATCCCAGGACGGTGATGTTTTAAAGCCCCTCTTGGCCTGAAGTCGTCCGTGACGtgaggagcgcttagtacagtgctcttcacacagtaagcgctcaataaatatgattggacgaAGGAGAGAGAACTcttcggggggggggtggttttaAGGCACCCCTTGGGGCGCGGGTGCTTCTGACacgtcccccttctctccctcccgccccgtgCCGATCCCGCCACGCGGTTTATCTCAGTGGCAGCATGGAGCCCGCGTTCCACCGAGGAGACCTCCTCTTCCTGACCAACCGGGTCGAAGACCCCATCCGAGTGGGCGAGATCGTCGTCTTTAGGATCGAGGGGCGGGAGATTCCCATCGTCCACCGCGTCTTGAAGATCCACGAAAAGTaggtgcggggcgggggcgggcgggggcaccTTCAGCTGAGGGGGCATCGAGGGCGGCCGCTGGGCAGCAGCTGGGGTCACCCCaggatctcccccacccccacctccctccggtGCCCGGCCCCGCAGCTGGGACTCAAGTTGGCGAGGGAGGCCCCGCGGGCCGAAGTGTGAGTccagcctggggggcgggggcgagcgaCCCGGGGTCCCCCCGCTCCGCCAGCCTCTCCTCACCCAACCGACCCTCTCGACCCCCGGGCCGTGCCCCCTCCTCGGGCCCCGGGGGGTTGTTACTTGCCCCCGCTGCGGCCGTTCTGGGCCCCGCGGGGCAGGGCTGGCCGTCTCCGTGTCGTGTCGGCAACACCTCCCTCTCGGCGTCCTCCGCCGACCGCGCTGACGTACTGCTGCCGGCTCCCCATTTAGAACTCGACATcacacctccgactcccacgcgcTCCATGGCttatcctcccccctcctccctcccccgttccTCCCGCGGGCCTGGCGGCGGCCTCGCCCGAGGGGCTCGCCAGCCGCTGACCCGACCTTTTTCTAGCGACTGAGCtccccggggcgggagggacaGCGCCCGATCAATCactcggtgggatttattgagctcttactgtgtgcagagcactgtactgagcactcgggagagtacactaaataatgttggtatttaagcgcctactatgtgcagagcactgttctaatcactgggggagatgcagggtcatcaggtggtcccacgtgaggctcacggttaatccccattttacagatgaggtcacagaggcccagagaagttaagtgacttgcccacggtcacacagccgacaagtggcagagccgggattcgaacccatgacctctgactcccaagcccgggctctttccactgagtcacgctgcttctctacacttaaataaatgttggtatttgttaagcgcttactatgtgcagaacactgttctaagcgctggggtaaacacaggggaatcaggttgtcccatgtggggctcacagtcttcatccccattttacagatgagggaactgaggcacagagaagttaagtgactcgcccacagtcacacagctgacaagtggcagagctgggattcgaactcatgagccctgactccaaagcccgtgctctttccactgcgccacgctgcttctcacttcaatgtgacagagtcggtggacgtgttccctgcccgcagcgaacttacagtctagtctgatgatgatgatgatgatgatgatggtatttaagcgcttactatgtgccaagcactgttctaaacactggggtagatccaaggtcatcaggttgtcccacgtggagctcacagtcttcatcccccttttgcagatgagggaactgaggcacagagaagttgtgacttgcccaaagtcacacagctggtaagtggcggagccgggattagaacccacgacctccgactctcaaacccgggctctttccactaagccaagctgcttctcgaggcTCTGACCCCTCTCTCGTGGGTGGCTCCGGAGGCTTCGTAGCATTtgtttgaattgatgtctgtctcccccactctagactgcgagctcgttgtgggcactgttgttacgttgtactctcccaagtgcttagtacagtgctctgcacacagcgctcaataaatacgaccgaatgaatccgGGGGCCAGGACTCCCGCGCGGGGAAATCGGCCGGCGGGGTCCGGCCGATCCCGACGACGGGGTTGAGGGCCCAGGCGGGCGGCGCGGACTCGGCCGCTGGCGCTCACCGGGGCCAATCGGGGACGCTGAGGCACCGCCCCGCCGCCGTCCTAGCCCCGGGAGCCACCGCCgtgatccctgccccctctctcccctccctccaggcgcAACGGACACATCAAGTTCTTGACCAAAGGCGACAACAACGCTGTGGACGACCGGGGGCTCTACAAGCAGGGGCAGCACTGGCTGGAGAAGAAGGACGTGGTCGGGAGGGCGCGAGGGTGAGCCCGGGGCCAAGGAGGgggccgcctccccccgccggAGGCGAGGCGCCGGATGGATCTGGAtccccggggcggggtggggggtgagggcggGGATCCGGGTGGCCCGGTCCCGTGGGGGTCGGGTCGGCCTTTTCCGGGAATCCCCCCCCAAGCCCTCAGACCCGACGGGATCTACGGATCGAAAGGGGCTCGGGTGTCCCGGAGAGCGGATCGGTCAGGGGCCCGTTGTTGTGACGGTCATCTCTGGACCACCCCAGGGCCTTGCCAGCCCAccggctgccccctccctccctccctccctccctcttcccgggCACTGCCCGGCTTCCCGCCCAGGGTGTAGCAccctcggcccctccctccccgccccacggagtCGTTCTCTCCCATCCTCGGTGGTTCCTCCGTCCCCGAGGTGTGACGGCTGCCGGCAGGGTCAGGGGTGACGACAACCGGGGGGGACTCTCTCGTAGGTTCGTCCCCTACATTGGGATCGTGACCATCCTCATGAACGACTACCCCAAGTTCAAGGTGAGTCTCCACCCTGGCCGGGGCTCCGGGCCATCGGGTCGATATCGGTGGCATATAgcgggtgcggggcactggactaggtgctcggggaagaacagagtcggtagaccggATCCCTGCCAACGGGGAAATTACAGCGTATAAgggaagacgggcattaaaataaattgccgaTCGGGGAAATAGTAGAGGGTAAGGACGCGGACGTGAGTGCCGTAGGGCTGGGGCGAGTATCGGAGTGCTTCCGGAGTCCACAACCCGGCGTGTGATCGGTGAGGGGACGGCGGATAGAGGAAAttaatttattcagtcgtatatatcgaGCGCctagtgtgtgcaaaacaccactTGGGAAAGCGCTAGGGAAAACACAGTTcgtcgacagacacattccccgcccacgacgagctcacggtccggaGGGAATGAGGGGGGTCGGATGGGGCGGGGCTCGCCGCTCCTCGACCTGACCGGGGGCCCCGTGTCCGTCTGGCCGTCTGTCTTCGCAGTACGCCGTCCTCTTTTTACTGGGCTTGTTCGTGCTGGTTCACCGAGAGTAGACAGGGCCCCGCACCGCTGCCGGGGTGGACGGCCGGCTTCTGGAGCCCGAGAGTTTGGAACAGATCCTGGTCCGCAGGTGGCCCCGGAGAACCTGCGTCTCAGCGCTTTTAACCAGAACCGGTTTGGGTTAGCTTGTGTTTCCACtgcagaatgtgtgtgtgtgtgtctatatatgtGTGCGTCtggtgtgcgtgcgtgcgtgcgtgcatgcgtgtgtgaggtctgctggggggggaggggggcgtgtgCGTGTCTGGTTCTGCGTGGGTGTACCTGCGTGCAGGCGTGCACACGCAGAGAAGACGCACCCCAAGATTTCATATGTTCTCATGTCACATTTTAGCATTTTTGTACCTCAGTGAACTTTTATATTAAAAGATTAAGCCAAAGCTTTTCGGCGTTTGTATTTGGAAGCAAAGCTTCGGTCCCCCAAGTGCCCCGGTGTGCCGTGTTCCTGGCGCTGcgggcggccccccggccgggcGTGTAAGCGGGCTGCCGGGTCTCTGGACGCCGGCGGCTCCCCGCCGCAACTTTCGAATAAAAAGACTTTGCACCTCGAACCCTCATCCCTGACGTGCGTTTGGGAACCGGTGGCCGGAGTTgcccgggggacggagggggccgCCTCTCCCGGCCAGCGTGGGCAACCTACGGGGGCGGCCAAGCAAGCGGCCGCTCGAGCCCCGCGGGGAAGCAgcgcgtgggtctgggagtcagaggatctgggttctaatcccggttctgccatttggccaccttgggcaagtcacgtcacttctctgtgccccggttatctcatctgtgaaatggggattaagcccgtaagccccatgggggccagggactgcatccaacctgattatctaccccagggcttagaacagtgcttgacacacagaagcaGCGGGACCGAGGTTAAAgcgcaggcccgggaatcagaaggacttggcttccaatccctgctctgccgcttgtctgcttgctgtgcgaccttgggcaagtcatttaacttctctgtctcggttacttcatctgtaaaatggttgttaagactgtgagc contains:
- the SEC11A gene encoding signal peptidase complex catalytic subunit SEC11A, coding for MLSLDFLDDVRRMNKRQLYYQVLNFGMIVSSALMIWKGLMVVTGSESPIVVVLSGSMEPAFHRGDLLFLTNRVEDPIRVGEIVVFRIEGREIPIVHRVLKIHEKRNGHIKFLTKGDNNAVDDRGLYKQGQHWLEKKDVVGRARGFVPYIGIVTILMNDYPKFKYAVLFLLGLFVLVHRE